The DNA sequence aatgaattttacTAGTGACAATCACACGTACTATGGCAATAACTTGTACAGGACCCATATGTATGGTGCGTGACCATAAGCTTATCGTCGTCCATCAAATTGAATCTAAGGtctttttgacattattttcGATTTGATAGTGCTGTATATATGTGGAgtttaattatttcaaattagAACACTccattaattttctttttatatcaAGGAAAGCAATATAGACATCATGGGACCCAAAATAAACCATCATTAGATGGGGATTTGACCAAAGGAAAGTTCAATATATCCCTTTTTTGTCCGGCATTCAACGCCATTAGcccacaaattaaaatatatggTTCATAACACAAGATAATACACTTCAATCAATTGCACATCCACCTTTTTGTTTGTTCTCATCTCATTATATTTAATGAAATGGATAAGAATAGCGATTGCATTCATATGTTACTATTCTTGATATTCGGTCTTAATTTCACGTATTGAGTTACAATATTTCAGGTATATATTAACATTTTAGTGTTAAATATAAACACATTTTGTTAGTAATTTATTTACTTTGATGTTATTTTTCTAAAAAGTATACTAATATGTgaatatgataaaataaatatttattggACATACACTAGTTTAataaaaagtaaagataaaTCAGAATGTTAAGGGGACAAAGTGAAACGGAAAAGAATTCAATAACAGAAAGACACGTTgcaattgaattgaatttaatttttttaaccttTGGTTTGATATGACAACCACAAAAACAGAACGGTTTTGTTATCCCAAAATGACAAGGTTGGATGTTTCCTTTTGTTGACGTTTTCACACATTTTTTATCCGTGTGTAATCACTCTTATATAGTTGGTAATGGTGATTTGCATGTATATATTGGAGTTTAGAATCACCAAAAGAAATGCTTCGTTGATTGTTTCGACACACacacaaaaacacaaaaataaagaatacGGTGAAAAGGAAGAGACATACATGGGTGAGAAAATGAAGCTACCTTAGTAGACTAGTACAACACATGAACACTGAGTATTGAAAgctgaaatgaacaagaaacgAAACAGAACAACCTCACAACACAAGACACTCCTGAGTGATTTGAGTGTGTGAGAAGAAACCGACAAGTTTTTGAGATAAGTCCAAGCATCCCATGTGGTTTCCTCCCACTTTCCATGAACTTTGTTTCTGTGCCCCTTCCATTCTTCTCTTAAACCCACTTTTCTAAGGACAACAATCCAATCctatccaatccaatccaagcTAGCTAACCTCTCAGCCATGTGGGAATCCCAGGGAGACTCAGCAGCAGGACTCATCTCTTCAACCAAACTTGGAGTCCAAACTCAAGGGTTTCACCAAAGAGGAAGCTCTTGGTATGTATACAAATTCATAATGCTAATGCCTTCAACTGTTGCTATGAATTTATTCATCTACTGTGTTATTGTATCAAGGTATGTTTCAGCCGATATTCCAAGTGACCTCTTAATTCAAATTGCTGAAACTAACTTCCACTTGCACAAGGTACCTAccttaattttgttttgtttcattGTTCTATTGGATTGTGTGGTCTTTTCATTCTGTTCTCCTATTTTGTGAAAGTATCCCCTGCTATCTAGAAGTGCAAAGCTGAACAGAATCTTATACGATTCGCGAGACCCTGACTTGAGCAAGATTGTTATGGATGATCTCCCTGGTGGACCTGAGGCTTTTGAGCTTGCATCCAAATTCTGCTATGGAATCCCTGTTGATTTAACAGCAGGCAACATCTCGGGCCTAAGATGCACTGCGGAGTATCTCGAAATGACAGAGGATTTAGAAGAAGGCAATCTCATATTCAAAACAGAAGCATTTCTAAGCTATGTGGTCTTATCTTCATGGAGAGACTCCATACTTGTGTTGAAAAGCTGTGAGAAGCTCTCACCATGGGCAGAGAACCTTCAAATCGTCCGAAGATGCAGCGAATCGATTGCGTGGAAGGCCTGCGCCAATCCGAAAGGAATAAGGTGGTCATACACAGGAAGAGCAGCCAAAGGTTCAAGCCCAAAATGGATTGAAATGAAGGATTCTAGCCCCAGCAGGAACCAGAACCAAGTTGTTCCACCTGATTGGTGGTTTGAAGATGTTTCAATCCTTAGAATTGATCACTTTATCAGAGTGATGACCGCAATCAAGGTAAAAGGAATGAGGTTTGAATTGATTGGTGCTGGAATAATGCACTATGCATCAAAATGGCTGCCAGGGTTGATGATGAATGAAGCAGCAATGCCAGCAGATGAATCAAGCAATTTCAGCAACAGTAATAGTAGCAGTAGTAGTGGTGGAGGACTTCACATGATTGTGGCTGCATCCAAAGAAGAGAACACTTCAACTACCAGTCTTCAAGCCAAAGATCAAAGGATGATAGTTGAGAGCCTAATCAGCATAATTCCACAACAGAAGGACAGTGTTACATGCAGCTTCTTGCTGAGGCTTCTTAGGATGGCAAACATGTTGAAAGTGGCACCTGCATTGGTGAATGAGTTGGAGAAGAGGGTGGGAATGCAATTTGAGCAAGCAACACTTGGTGATCTTTTGATACCTTGTTATGAAAAAAGTGAGACTGTGTATGATGTGGATCTTGTTCAGAGGGTGTTGGAGCATTTTCTTGTTCAGGAGCAGACTGAGAGTGTTAGTCCAAATAGGGAATCATTTTCGGAGAAGCAGATGAATGCAAAGGCAAGAGTTGCAAGGCTTGTTGACAGTTATCTCACTGAAGTTTCCAGAGACAGGAACCTTTCCCTCACAAAGTTTCAGGTTCTTGCAGAAGCTTTGCCTGACTCAGCTAGGACATCTGATGATGGCCTTTACAGGGCAGTTGATTCTTATCTTAAGGTAACTTTTTATTAATTCATTCTTAAACTAGTATGCAATGTTCTAATGAATTGAATTTAACAGGCACATCCGACGCTTAGCGAGCACGAAAGGAAGCGACTGTGCCGAGTAATGGATTGCCAGAAACTGTCCATTGATGCTTGCATGCATGCTGCTCAAAATGAGAGGCTACCACTAAGAGTAGTAGTCCAAGTTCTGTTCTCTGAGCAAGTCAAGATAAGCAATGCACTGGCCAACACTGCTTTGAAAGAAGCTGTTGGTGTTGAATCTCATCAGTATCAGCCTCCTGTGCTCACCAACCGGAAAACACTTCTGGAAGGGACGCCGCAATCGTTCCAAGAAGGGTGGACAGCAGCCAAGAAAGACATTAACACACTCAAGTTTGAGcttgacactgtcaagaccaagtATTTGGAGCTTCAGAATGACATGGAGAATCTTCAGAAACAATTTGACAAGCTCATGCTCAAGCAGAAGCACACTTCACCATGGACTAGTGGCTGGAAGAAACTCAGCAAACTCACCAAGATCACagataatcatcatcatcacattGCACCTCAGATTCCAACTCCTGAAGAACCACACACCAGGAAGACAACTAGAAGGTGGAGAAACTCAATTTCATGACAATCTCATATTCATTACAATCATATGTTTGGTGATTATGGATTAATTATGTCAGTAATTTTACACGTCAAGCTCAACCATCATAATTTTCAACTTCTATTAGACAAATAAAATTAGGACCTAAATGAGAGGAGCACTAATTTCCACGTGTGCATAACTTTTTGAACTGTTAGATACTGACACAACAGTCCAAAGATTTTCTGGTCCGTTATGCAATCAGCAAATTTTCGTCTCCACGGGACTATTCAACATAtcaatttattttagaataatgTGTTTTATTCTGTATACCTTTAATTAAAGCAATCAGACACTACTTTATGGTGTGCTGAAGCAATCAAGCCGCCCTTGTACTATTCATTCTGCAAATTATTTTCCGTTTCTAGAGTTGGAAgaatttgacaattatattccCCTGAGCTAATTTATAATGCCCATTTCCTTAACTGGAATTATTAGATTACAGTCCACACATGattcttaattttaatttggaGTGTAGCTAACTTTAGTACGGAAAACTAAATATAATGTTACTTATAACTGTACGGAATATATATAAACGAAGAAACATGATTAGATGTTGCAAGATTAATCATGCCATCGTGCATGAAAATAGTGACACAGTTATAATGTGACAAGCCCACAATTAGTCAATGAACCACGCACTAAATAATGGAACCAAAGACAGTGACAGATAACAAATAGACTGCTATTTGAGAAATGATTTATATGTTTCTTTTGTAATCTTACATAAGTAGATATATAGTTATATACattattctattatttattCGGTAGAACAACATAGACCCACTTGTGATGAATTTTATATCCTTTCAATAGTAAAAAAAGGTGGCAATTAGAGTGAATGCAAATAATAGTATATTGTGATTTCATAATAATTAACTTTCACTTGTGCTCATGTTCCTATTAAACGATTTGATTCTGGTGTCCTTGTCCATGCACTTATTTGGAGACAATGTTTTGTTTTGAAATCCATGAATGGTTAATCTTTTATGCATTGTTACTATCTCCAACAGTCCCAATGGTACATGCATATTTACAATGTCTTCATGTACGACAATATCTAGCCTCCTtgaataatttcttttttaaaaactccacacttaaatcaaacgaaaatttaaataaaaagaaaaaaaatacagaagACCAATACAGTATAAGAAAAAGAGATATAGGTTTGTTCAATTCCTTCTACAGTGATTGTGATGgtgaaaaacagagaaatataACCAATGAAgtaaccaataaaaataacaaaagaacaaaaaatcgtttcaaaaattataaatcataaaattgtttagtttgaatttgaaactGCTGCAACCTAAGAAGAAAACACCTACAAatgcatgaaaaaaaaaataagagtttTGATGAAAAAGTAAATGCGATGAATTTGATGGCGTTAAAAAATTTGGAGAACTAATTTGATTGagtaaaaatttcaaaatcaatgTCTAATAGGTGATATTTAGGATACCATTTTAACCACATTTATTCGTCTTTATTTGGTTGATTTCTAAACCACAAAGACCTAATGATACAAAGAGTACAATTCTTCCATAGTAGAACTTCTATATTTACCAATATCCATCTTTCGATTCTTAGAGCTTACTCCCACTTGGTGCATTAACTGTATGATATTCTCATGCAAAATAATagattattaaaataatacaacacCAATAGAATACATAAAacatttttacactttttatttaaattctagCCATATCAGTCATCAAAATATCTTGTATGAGGTATTACAATCATTTGAGGAGCACATGCAAAATGTACAAGATAAGGAACATGATAATGGGATCATAGATAGATAGtaatattaaattattcaaGATTCAACATATACAAGCATGAAGCACATCAGACACCTGACAAGATAAACCTGCATACATGATACACCACTACCATAATCTTTCACATTACAATTATTCACACAATCAAAACAACCGACACATGCTATATAGTACATAATAGCATAATGACCTATATCAATCACAAAGTACGATAAACTAGAATTGTTGATCATCATTCCTCCCTCAAAACAAAAGTAACCCTTCACCACAAATGCTATACCCAAACACAAAGGGGCCCCATCAAGAAACTCATGATGAACACTAGGAGGGCTCTCTCCCCTTCAAGCACTATCCCCAACACAAGGAGAACTTTCATGGTACTTTAAGAGTTTTATGGCAGCATGTTATGTATGCATACTTTGAAAGATGAAAGAGAGGACAAAAGCATGAAATCAAGAATTGAAAAAAGAGGGTGGAGTGTGGGACCCCAGTTACTCAATGCGCATGCATTCAATCACCAACCGGGTGCaacacttgagagaaaaaaaGGAGAGGGTCCTCATATTTACAGCACAGCTTGCCACTACTGCCTCCATACCCTTCAATCTGTGACCCTTTACTCCTTCAACAAAAGCTACTATATTGTAATCATTTGGTCAACAAATTGAAGCCCCATTGCGCAATTTGCTCCAACTACAGTGGTAAAGAGAGTAGTACTATCTATTTTAGCATTAGTACCTTTATTTCCCAAACATATGTACAccgaaacaaaaagaaaagaaacaagcAAGCATACTAGGTTAAAAAAGAGCTCAAAGAAATGCATCTTTCCACTTCAACCAACATACTAAAACTTGAACCTGGGTGGCAGTGAGTAGCTAATTATAGTTTACTCCAAGTGTTGAGTTTTGGACGCCAAAGATTTCAAGTACTCAATAGTTTGATCAATGACAAAAAGTGGCTGCTTTCCTTTTGCACCAGGAATCAAGTTCTCAAGAACTCTCAATAATTCCCGAATCTGGTCCTTTTTCAACTGAAAATCACCTGCCATTGATTTACCTACTTTCTCAGCGCCAAAAGAATTCTGTGATTCAGCATCACTAATGCACTCGTGGTTTTCATTTGGTCTTAACGAACTGGAACTGTCCACAGGTTGTGGTGATCTATTGCAGCCACCATCAACTAACTTCGGCCTTTTGTTAGGCCAGTCATAGCTAGCAACCCCCTCAGTTGTGTGTTGAAATTGTTCTTGCATACCATAGGTCCTTTTAGTAACCAAAGGGGAATGGTCTGTACTTGTTACCTCGTCATCATCACAATCATTATAATCACTGTCATCATCATCAGAATAAAGCAATGCATTGATTTCCTCCGTGTCTTCATGCATTTCACTTTCTTCATGACCTACATGATCATTATCAGACTTTTTTGGTAAACTGCAATCGGCTAGACCATTTTGACGCATACTACTTGTCCATCCCTTCTCATTTATATCACAAGCTAGAGGAAATTCTCTAGCAGAATTAATTGGACCCTGGACATGAGGGAGGCCAGGACCGTAAAACATTCGTGTCTTATTACCAGAGCGGTCAAAAATCAGGAATTTTCTCTGCAAAGATTCAGGATTTGCATTTTGCAAAGATCCTCCAGTATGCACTTCTTTGAAACCTGTTTTTGCAATGGGATGCCGAAGGAAATGTTTCAACTCATCTGTTGGCTCAGTCTTTGGACCCGGGATAGCAGGAGCTGCAGGTCCTTGAAATGCATTGACAGCAGGAAAGATGCAAGTGGTAGAATTTAAACATGCTGGAATACCAAGTAAGCTGGGGTCTTCCAGCATGCCAAAGCAATTCAAATATGGATATCGCCAAGCCACATGCTGTGGGCGAGGCAAACATCTATCAGCCTTAACCATTCAACGAAACAAACGAcctaaaagaacaagagaatcCATCACTCAATGCTAAATGCAAGAAGCATTTGACACTAGAGAATAAAGTGCATTTGGAAAGACATACCCGTAAATGCTATGTACACCAGATATCGGATTAGATCTCCAGTGACTTGCTGCTTCTCTTaggaaaaaaggaaagaaaaggaaaacaacAAACTCCAACTTAACGAAAATGAAATCCGAGTAAATCTACGTGACGGGCTTAAGCAAATGACGGAAGTACTCAGCCTGCAAAGGATCAGAAAAAAGCATTGatgattcaaaatttcaaaaaagcTACTAGCTTATAATCACATGTATAGATAATAGAAATGATTCAAACGAACAGTCAGGGGAAATGTATACAATCAGCAATGTTTTCACTGACCTGACAAAAGTGCAGCGGTTGGAAGCAAGCTATAACTCTAACAACAATTGTTGATTCACCTTCAAGGCCATTCTCATGTTTCAATGCCCGAAATCTTGTCTGGCTTGCTGCTTGGCACACCATAACTTCTTTTGACCCTTACCACACTACTCAGTCAATCTGAATGTTTTATGTGCGCCAAAGAAATGCCAAACAGAATATGGCAACGAAGACACCAAACAAAAAACAGGGATGGCCAGACTAGAGATCAATATGTAACAATGACACACTAAAGATACAAGTATACAACACAGGGAATCTGCCTCCGCTTCCTATATCTTAGCCAATTCTATACTTATCagaagaaaagataaaacaCTGGGTAGCTTCCATGGCAGTAGCCCAAGCAACAAGGGAAAAGCTAATATAATAGACTATTATGGAAATGGTGATTTACAGAATAACTTTACAATACAAATTCAACCGTACAACTTGACGGAACACATCAACAGAAAGACCCAACCAACGCATGCTGATTTCTTTCAGATATCCAGAACTTGTTAAAGCTTCATGCGCTCGGAATAACTGGCATCCCTAAAACAATATTATATCATCATTGAATAAAGACCATAGTTTGTTTGTACAAGACACAACACTCACATTTCTAAAATCAGAGGGGAAAATGTCTTTAGATGAAAAACACAACAATAATCACTGTGAAAATGGACATACAAATTGCTTGTTTGCAATCGCCATCACACAATTACATGAAAGATCTAAGACttcaaaataataatgaaaatttcTGAGTTATGTAACATATGTTAATTTCAGAGGTAGATGActcaagaaaggaaaaaggcATATCCTTATGGGAATTGACAATAGACTGGAGGAAATCTAGCGCAAATTCAAGTAAAGTCTTCACATTTTTCACCCGATCACCCAATTAAGAAGAGAATATAGAAAGCTCAAAAAGCAGAATAAGGAAAACAAGCGTTTGAAGTACTTACAGATGGATATGACTTGGTATGAGGGAAAACAATGTCTTCTTTTGAGCAGAGaataaagaaagagaaagagaaaaggaagcAGTTCAAGTCTATATAGACACCCAATTTtcactttttagtttttacattttttaaattcttttcattttttataatctTATTAAAGGAAGTTAATAATCTTTTAATAggttattattttaaatttaagttattgttaaattaaaatttatttgaattattaaCAACGAATACAACATTTTTTAAAGATGAGTTTTACATAATATAGGATTTTACTATCATGTGTCTAAAGATATTGattaaacatattttaattttttttagtatttttgatACATTCAATGcattaaaaacataaaaatatttatttttataataaataatattaaaacatttttttataatatgtttGATCAATATCTTTAAGATATAGAATAACAAAACTCAATAATATATTCCGAAAAGATTAATAAATTTGTTGATATAATCATTTTCAGAATTCTTTGATATAATATTTAGGATTTTTTATAGGTAATTTATAGGAAATTGTCCGAtaattaaatatgaatattCTGTTTTCATAAATTAAAACTTGTTATATCATGTAGGTTGTCAAATAATTTCAGTTAAACATAAACTATATTATTTAAGTTATCTACTTATCTTTCCCTAATTATTATAATGATAATACTTGAGACTTGATCGTCATCAGATAATCTTGTACCGTTGTACGTATCACGCGTAGATAAAGTTGGTATTTGTTTGGCATTCTAAAGGAGTATTATTTTGGCCGTATCCAGAAGATTATTTGGCTCAATCTATATAAATATGGTcaacttaaatattttttaagttaacTATATAATTCCTCTAATTTGAGCATATACTCTacttataataaataattaaaaataatcataatttatcttatttagtatttattatttattctgataattaataaatattaaataaaataaattttaattttttttgttcttctaaCATTATcgaataaataaacaaatacaataataaacaCAACATGTAGTCACAAGTGGCAACACAATTCTTTTGTTTAATTTTCTACAGTATTTTTTAAGACAAGTCAATACTAATTTgtcataaatttaaattttatttaaaaatttattattttaaatatataaatatatatttatttatagaaatataaagagatatttaagataaaaataaatttaaaatatatttttatataaatctaaaaaaatattaatatttttatcatatttatgACTTTAATTAAATATAGTCTTAAAAAATCAACTTTAATTAGTCAAGTGAATAATTCACTCGTGTGTTTAAACAAGTGTACAACAATTTATACTAATTATTTAGGACTGGCAATAAATAGGGTAGAGTAGAGTCTGACCCTATCCTAATTCTACCTCCTAACTCTATCTGGAggttgaaaattttattaaaactcTGTCATATCTAATGTTGAGAATCTCTCAAT is a window from the Arachis stenosperma cultivar V10309 chromosome 3, arast.V10309.gnm1.PFL2, whole genome shotgun sequence genome containing:
- the LOC130970684 gene encoding root phototropism protein 3-like, whose amino-acid sequence is MWESQGDSAAGLISSTKLGVQTQGFHQRGSSWYVSADIPSDLLIQIAETNFHLHKYPLLSRSAKLNRILYDSRDPDLSKIVMDDLPGGPEAFELASKFCYGIPVDLTAGNISGLRCTAEYLEMTEDLEEGNLIFKTEAFLSYVVLSSWRDSILVLKSCEKLSPWAENLQIVRRCSESIAWKACANPKGIRWSYTGRAAKGSSPKWIEMKDSSPSRNQNQVVPPDWWFEDVSILRIDHFIRVMTAIKVKGMRFELIGAGIMHYASKWLPGLMMNEAAMPADESSNFSNSNSSSSSGGGLHMIVAASKEENTSTTSLQAKDQRMIVESLISIIPQQKDSVTCSFLLRLLRMANMLKVAPALVNELEKRVGMQFEQATLGDLLIPCYEKSETVYDVDLVQRVLEHFLVQEQTESVSPNRESFSEKQMNAKARVARLVDSYLTEVSRDRNLSLTKFQVLAEALPDSARTSDDGLYRAVDSYLKAHPTLSEHERKRLCRVMDCQKLSIDACMHAAQNERLPLRVVVQVLFSEQVKISNALANTALKEAVGVESHQYQPPVLTNRKTLLEGTPQSFQEGWTAAKKDINTLKFELDTVKTKYLELQNDMENLQKQFDKLMLKQKHTSPWTSGWKKLSKLTKITDNHHHHIAPQIPTPEEPHTRKTTRRWRNSIS
- the LOC130969681 gene encoding transcription factor bHLH143-like encodes the protein MVKADRCLPRPQHVAWRYPYLNCFGMLEDPSLLGIPACLNSTTCIFPAVNAFQGPAAPAIPGPKTEPTDELKHFLRHPIAKTGFKEVHTGGSLQNANPESLQRKFLIFDRSGNKTRMFYGPGLPHVQGPINSAREFPLACDINEKGWTSSMRQNGLADCSLPKKSDNDHVGHEESEMHEDTEEINALLYSDDDDSDYNDCDDDEVTSTDHSPLVTKRTYGMQEQFQHTTEGVASYDWPNKRPKLVDGGCNRSPQPVDSSSSLRPNENHECISDAESQNSFGAEKVGKSMAGDFQLKKDQIRELLRVLENLIPGAKGKQPLFVIDQTIEYLKSLASKTQHLE